The Actinoplanes sp. N902-109 genomic interval ACCTCGACGGGCGCACGGCCGGCGGCTCGACCACCGTGACCGGCGCCGAGGGCCTGAAGTCGCTGGTCGAGCGCACGATCGCCGCGGCCCGGCTGTCCCCGGCGGACCCCACCTGGCCCGGCCTGACGCCGCCGGCGGGGCTGCACCCCGACGCCGGCTTCGACGAGGCCACCGCGGCGGCCGGCCCGCAGGAGCGCGCCGCCCGGGTCCGCGACTTCGTCGACGCGGCCGAGGGCCTGGAGACCGCCGGCTTCTGCCGCACCAACTACACCTCCGGCGGGTTCGCCAACACCGCCGGCCACTCCGCGCAGGGCCGCACGGCCGAGGCTGCCATGGACGGCATCGCCCGCCTCGCCGGCGCCGACGGTGTCGCCCGGTACGCCAGCGGCCGCCTCGCCGATGTGCACGGCGCCCCGATGGGAGCCCGCGCCGCCGCCAAGGCCCGCGCCGGGACCGACGCCGTCGAGCTGCCGCCCGGGCGCTACGAGGTCGTCCTGGAACCCACCGCCGTGGCCGACCTGCTCGACAACCTCGCCACCTTCGGCTTCAACGGCAAGGCGTTCGCCCAGCACCAGTCCTTCGCCGAGCTGGGCGCCCAGCAGTTCGACGACAAGATCACGCTGATCGACGACCCGCTCGGCGCCACGCTCCCGTTCGACCTGGAAGGCACCCCCCGCGACCGCCTCCTGATCGTCGAGGACGGCGTCACCCGCGCGGTCAGCCACGACCGCACCTCAGCGGCCGAGGTCGGCGCCACCTCCACCGGCCACGCCGCCGCGGCGTCCCGCTCCTGGGGCCCGCTCGCCGTCAACCTGCGGCTGTCCCCCGGCCCGGCCACCGCCGACACCCCCGCTCAGCCCGCCGCCCCGACCGCACCCTCGGCCCGGGCCCTGGTCGCCGGTCTGACCCGCGGCCTGCTCATCACCGACTTCTGGTACACCCGCGTCCTCGACCAGAAGAGCCTCGTCATGACCGGCCTCACCCGCAACGGCGTCTGGCTCGTCGAGAACGGCGAGATCACCGCGGCGGTGAGCAACATGCGCTTCACCCAGTCCTACCCCCAGGCCCTCGGCCCGGGCGCAGTCCGCGCCGTCGGGGCCGAAGCCGTGTCCCTCCCGGACCGGTGGTCGGGCGTCCGCTACACCGCCCCGGCCCTGCACCTCGCTTCCTGGAACCTCACCGGCAACGCCTCCGGCTGACCAGACGCCAGGGGAGCCAGAGCGCGGCCACTCATGATCGGATTGTGACCCGCTGCCAGAGACACCAGGTGCTTCACTGGTCGGGTGAGCGACACGCCTGAGCCCGACACGCAACGGCAGCAGCAAACAGAGAGTCCCGAGGTAGCTGCCGCCGATGCCGCTGCGGCGACGGAGCGGCGGAGCAGGTCGGCGCGGTTCTCGTTCGCCGAGGTGGAGCCGGGTCCGGAGAGCGATGCGCACCAGCGGCACCGGCGGCGGTGGTTCCTCGGGGCGATCGCTGCGGGAGCGGCGCTGGTGGCGTTGGCGCTGTGCGCCGGGGCGCTGGCCGTCGTTTCCACGTTCACCGGCGGGGATCATGACGGGGATGCGGACCGGGCGGACCGGCAGGTGCAGAGCGCGGCGTGTCTGGAGCTGGAGCAGCGGCTCAACAAGCTGGTGCCGCCCGGCGCCACGGCGGACGCCAAGGCGCGGGCGACGGCCGTCACCAACGAGAATGCCGCCCTTCGCATCTATCTCGGGCAGGACACCGATCAGCGCACCGCCGACGGGTGGCGGCGGGTGCTCGACGCCCGGACCGCGTATGCCGAGGCACTGGCCAAGAACGGTCCCGCCTTCTATGTCGCGCCGCGCAGCACCGAGGGCCGGGCGGTGACCGATGACCTGACGCGGTTGTCGCCCGCGGCTTGTGCCGGCCCGATCCGTCGATTACAGGCCCCTGACCTGTAGATACGGCCGCCGATTGCCTGTCACTTAGAGTAAGGGCGACCTTACACGAGCAAAGTGTCGACCTCCGTTGTAACGTGTGCCACACATTGCGGACGCACAACTGTCGATCTTTCCTGCGCGCCCGCCGGCAGTGCGAGACCTGTCAGGGAGACGTCGATGACGACGACACCAACGAGGCCGGGCGCGATGCGCGCCGCCATCCCCGCGCGAACGTTGCGAACCGATCGGTGGTGGCTGGCACCGCTGGTCACCGTGGTGGGACTGGGAGCGTGGCTGATCTACGCGACCGTCCGGGTGTTCATGCACAAGTGGTACTACGTGGACGACTACCACTATCTGACCCCGTTCTACTCACCGTGCATCACTGACCGGTGCGTGGAAGGGGCGGCGGAGTTCGGCACGCCGTTGCCGAAGTTCTGGCTGTTGCCGGAGGCCGCGTTCACGCTGCCGTTCCTGCTGCTGTTCCGATTGACCTGCTACTACTACCGCAAGGCGTACTACCGCGCGTTCTGGTTGTCGCCACCGGCGTGTGCCGTGCCGGACGGGCATGCCCGTTACACCGGTGAGACCCGCTTCCCGCTGATCGGCCAGAACCTGCACCGGTATGCGTTCTACGCCGCCGTCATCATCTCGATCATCAACACGTGGGACGCGATCCAGGCCTTCCGGAGCGGCGACGGTTTCGGCTTCGGGCTCGGCAACATCATTCTGGTGGGCAATGTGGTGATGCTCTGGGCGTACACCTTGTCCTGTCATTCCTGCCGGCACATCACCGGCGGCCGGTTGAAGCATTTCTCGAAGCATCCGGTGCGCTACCGGTTCTGGACGTTCGTCTCGAAGCTCAACACCCGGCACATGATGCTGGCCTGGGTGACGCTCGGCACGCTGGCCCTCACCGACTTCTATGTCATGGCACTCGCCGCCGGTTGGTGGCCCGACCTGCGATTCATCGGCTGAGGGAGGGACCGTGACGGACGCTGAGCGCGTGGAGCGCCACCTGTACGACGTCGTCGTGATCGGCGCGGGCGGGGCCGGGCTGCGGGCCGCGATCGAGGCGCGGCTGGCCGGCAAGAAGACCGCCATCATCTCGAAATCGCTGTTCGGCAAGGCGCACACGGTCATGGCCGAGGGCGGCGCCGCAGCGGCGATGGGCAATGTGAACAGCCGCGACAACTGGATGGTGCACTTCCGCGACACCATGCGCGGCGGCAAGTTCCTCAACAACTTCCGGATGGCCGAACTGCACGCCAAGGAGGCGCCGGAACGGATCTGGGAACTGGAGACGTACGGCGCGCTGTTCGACCGCACCAAGGACGGCAAGATCTCACAGCGCAATTTCGGCGGCCACGAGTACCCCCGGCTGGCCCACGTCGGCGACCGCACCGGCCTGGAACTCATCCGCACCCTGCAGCAGAAGATCGTGTCGTTGCAGCAGGAGGATTTCGCCGAGACCGGGAACTACGAGTCGCGCATCCGGGTGTTCGCGGAGACCACGATCACCGAGTTGCTGCTCGACGGCACGCGGGTTGCCGGCGCCTTCGGTTACTACCGAGAGTCCGGCACGTTCATTTTGCTGGAGGCGCCGGCCGTGGTGCTGGCCACCGGCGGGGTCGGGCGTTCGTACAAGGTGACCTCGAACTCGTGGGAGTACACCGGGGACGGGCACGCGCTGGCACTGCGGGCCGGCGCGACGCTGATCAACATGGAGTTCCTGCAGTTCCACCCGACCGGCATGGTGTGGCCGCCGAGCGTGAAAGGCATCCTGGTCACCGAATCCGTACGCGGGGACGGCGGGGTGCTACGCAATTCCGAGGGCAAGCGGTTCATGTTCGACTACGTGCCCGACGTGTTCCGCAAGCAGTACGCGGACACCGAGGAGGAAGCCGACCGCTGGTACACCGACCCGGACAACAACCGACGGCCGCCGGAGCTGCTGCCCCGCGACGAGGTGGCCCGGGCGATCAACAGCGAGGTCAAGGCCGGGCGGGGCACCAAGTCCGGCGGCGTGTTCCTCGACGTGTCGACCCGGATGCCCGCCGAGACCATCACCCGGCGGTTGCCCTCGATGTACCACCAGTTCAAGGAACTGGCCGACGTCGACATCACCAAGGAACCGATGGAGGTCGGCCCGACCTGCCACTACGTGATGGGCGGGGTCGAGGTGGACCCGGACACCGGCGCGGCGTCCGGCGAGGTGCAGGGGCTGTTCGCGGCCGGTGAGGTCTCCGGTGGCATGCACGGCTCCAACCGGCTGGGCGGCAACTCGCTGTCCGACCTGCTGGTGTTCGGCAAACGCGCGGGAGAGCACGCGGCGGCGTACGCGGAGGCCTTCCAGAAACGACCCCGGGTCAGCACCGCCGATGTGCAGGCAGCGCTGGGCACCGCGCTGGCGCCGCTGACCCGCGAAAGCGGGGAGAACCCCTATCAATTGCAGCAGGATCTGCAGGCGGTGATGGGCGATCTGGTCGGCATCATCCGCCGCGAGGGCGAACTGACCGACGCGCTCAAACGGCTGCAGGAACTGAAGAAACGGGTCGCCGACGTCAGCGCGTCGGGCGGCCGGCGCTACAACCCGGGCTGGCATCTCGCCCTCGATCTGCGCAACATGCTGCTGGTCTCGGAATGTACGGCACGGGCCGCACTGGAACGCGAGGAGTCGCGCGGCGGCCACACCCGCGAGGACTTCCCGCGGATGGACGCGGAATGGCGGAAGGTGAACCTGGTCTGCTCACTCGACGACAGCGGTGACGTACACCTGGAACGCAAACCGTTGCCGGCCATGCCCCGTGAGCTCCTCGACCTTTTCGAGTACGGCGAACTCACCAAGTACATGACCGACGAGGAGCTCTCATGAAGCGGCATTTCCGGGTGTGGCGCGGTGACTCCTCGGGCGGGGACATCAACGACTACGACGTGGAGGTCAACGACGGCGAGGTCGTGCTCGACGTCATCCACCGGCTGCAGGCCACCGACGCACCCGACCTGGCCTGCCGGTGGAACTGCAAGGCCGGCAAGTGCGGATCCTGCTCGATGGAGATCAACGGCAAGCCGCGGCTGAGCTGCATGACCCGGATGTCGACGTTCGAGGAGGACGAGACCGTCACGATCACGCCGCTGCGCACCTTCCCGATCATCCGCGACCTGGTCACCGACGTGTCCTTCAACTACGAGAAGGCCCGCGAGACCCCGGCCTTCGTGCCACCGGCCGACCTCCAACCCGGCGAGTACCGGATGCAGCAGGTCGACGTGGACCGCTCGCAGGAGTTCCGCAAGTGCATCGAGTGCTATCTGTGCC includes:
- a CDS encoding fumarate reductase/succinate dehydrogenase flavoprotein subunit; translation: MTDAERVERHLYDVVVIGAGGAGLRAAIEARLAGKKTAIISKSLFGKAHTVMAEGGAAAAMGNVNSRDNWMVHFRDTMRGGKFLNNFRMAELHAKEAPERIWELETYGALFDRTKDGKISQRNFGGHEYPRLAHVGDRTGLELIRTLQQKIVSLQQEDFAETGNYESRIRVFAETTITELLLDGTRVAGAFGYYRESGTFILLEAPAVVLATGGVGRSYKVTSNSWEYTGDGHALALRAGATLINMEFLQFHPTGMVWPPSVKGILVTESVRGDGGVLRNSEGKRFMFDYVPDVFRKQYADTEEEADRWYTDPDNNRRPPELLPRDEVARAINSEVKAGRGTKSGGVFLDVSTRMPAETITRRLPSMYHQFKELADVDITKEPMEVGPTCHYVMGGVEVDPDTGAASGEVQGLFAAGEVSGGMHGSNRLGGNSLSDLLVFGKRAGEHAAAYAEAFQKRPRVSTADVQAALGTALAPLTRESGENPYQLQQDLQAVMGDLVGIIRREGELTDALKRLQELKKRVADVSASGGRRYNPGWHLALDLRNMLLVSECTARAALEREESRGGHTREDFPRMDAEWRKVNLVCSLDDSGDVHLERKPLPAMPRELLDLFEYGELTKYMTDEELS
- a CDS encoding TldD/PmbA family protein; protein product: MSTELDIAGRVIELARRLAGAGAEAEVVAVHSADALTRFANSAIHQNVAEATTTVRLRLHLDGRTAGGSTTVTGAEGLKSLVERTIAAARLSPADPTWPGLTPPAGLHPDAGFDEATAAAGPQERAARVRDFVDAAEGLETAGFCRTNYTSGGFANTAGHSAQGRTAEAAMDGIARLAGADGVARYASGRLADVHGAPMGARAAAKARAGTDAVELPPGRYEVVLEPTAVADLLDNLATFGFNGKAFAQHQSFAELGAQQFDDKITLIDDPLGATLPFDLEGTPRDRLLIVEDGVTRAVSHDRTSAAEVGATSTGHAAAASRSWGPLAVNLRLSPGPATADTPAQPAAPTAPSARALVAGLTRGLLITDFWYTRVLDQKSLVMTGLTRNGVWLVENGEITAAVSNMRFTQSYPQALGPGAVRAVGAEAVSLPDRWSGVRYTAPALHLASWNLTGNASG